CGCAATCGCTCTCTATCGAAGCCTCAAAGCCAAACCGCTCTCTGCTCATTAAAACAGCCATCCCGTGATCTCCAACCGTACCATTTATCAATATGGAGTCTCCGGGCTTCACCCTCTCTCTCCGAAGATCTATACCAGAGGAGACGACTCCAACACCTGAGGTGTTCAAAAAGACCCCGTCTCCACTCCCTTTTTCCACCACCTTGGTGTCCCCTGCCACAATCGCCACTCCAGCCTCTTCTGCGGCCTTCTTCATGGAATTGACTATTCTTTTGAGAGACTCAATCTCATATCCTTCTTCAATGATGAATCCGCACGTGATGAACAGAGGCTTTGCTCCCATGACACAAAGGTCATTCACAGTCCCGCACACTGCAAGCTTTCCCAGGTCTCCCCCACTGAAGAATATGGGCCTCACCACATACGAGTCTGTTGTGAAGGCAACTTTTTGGCCTTCAAGATCGAGCAGTGCTGCGTCAGTCAAGGTTGAAAGCCAGGGGTTGTCAAACGAACCCACAAAGACCTGATCCACCAGATCCTTCGTCAGCTTGCCGCCACTCCCGTGCCCCAAGAGTATCTCAGGACTTCCCATATTCGGCCGCGATTCTCCTTGCAGTCTCAATGGCATCAGTTTTTGTTTGCACCTTCCCCTCATCCCTCTCATTTTCAACCTCTTTGAGGATCTTACCGAAGATTGGGCCCGGGGTGAGTCCGAGAATTCCAATCAGATCTTTGCCCGTAATCAGTGGGGGAGGAACTACTTCTTCTTTTCTCTCCGTGTAGAAGTGGAGAATCCCGTCAATTGTCGTAGAAAGTGGCTGTGAAGACTTCTCCGGACCCACCGAGGCAAGCGAGTCTGCCCACGCAAGAACCAGGACCCCGATTGCTTCATCCCCGAGTTGTCTGAAGAACTTCCTTATCGCCCTCTCTGTTACCTCATCCTGACCTGCAAGTAAGTGGGGCCACATGTGATTCTTGATGAGGACAAAGAGCGTCTTTGCTTCCTTCTTGCTCATTCGAAGGCCTTTCAGGGCAAACTCCTCAATCTTCTCTGCACCGGTTCTGTCGTGTCCATAGAAGTGAAGCCTCTGGTCCTCGCCCGGCTGGAGCGTTTCCGGCTTTGCGATGTCGTGCAAAAGACCGGCCATCTTCAGAAGAGCGCTTTTGTTGGGAAGAGAGTAAAGGTACTCATTTACGATGCCCGTGAACGGGGCGAAAGGGGTCGAGCTCAGGTGATTGACCACATTCTCCATCTCCTGGTACGTTCTCAAGGAATGATCAAAGACATCGAGAGGATGAAGTTTGTTTTGAGCAACCCCTTTTGTCGGTTCCAGCTGCGGGAAAACAGTGCACAGGACTGAAGCTTCCGCCATCAGCGACAGAGAACCGTATGAGTTAACCTGTGAAAAGATGAGCATGACTTCATAAGAAATTCTCTCCGCGGCAACTCCCTTGAGAAGTACCCGTTCTCTTGTCGCGGCTTTGAGAGTCGTCTTCTCAATCTCGAAGCCGAGTTCTGCAGCAAATCTGAATGCTCTGAGGACACGGAGTGGATCCTCCCTGAATGAGTTCTTTGACGTAGCTCTCAAGACCTTCTTTCCCAGGTCGGAGAGACCCCCGAACGGATCTATCACTACACCTTCGCCTTCGAGAAGTTCTCTCAAATCTACTGCCACAGAGTTGATGGTGAAGTCTCTTCTCTCGAGGTCTGGCAAAAGACATCCTTTGGGAAAGCCTGTAAAATCATAAGTGTAGTCTCCAGCTACAACTCTCGACTCATCCAGCTCTGCATCGAGAGGGATGAAACGACCTTTGACTTTGGAGGCGAACTTCCTGGCAACTCCAACAGCGTCACCTTCCACAGCCAGGTCAATATCATTGTATTCTCTCTTCAGAAAGAAGTCTCTTATTGGTCCTCCCACGAGGTAGACTCTTTTCTTTTCTGCTGCTTCGAGAACAGCTCCCATGGGAAGTGATTCTAGTTTTTGAGCAAGGGATTTGATGTTCATGCTCTTGTCAGTATGTCCGGGCCTGACTTTGTAATCGCCACACAGTGCTCAAAGTGGGCGGAGAGCTTCCCATCAGCAGTGAGTGCGGTCCATCCATCTTCAAGTATCTTCACTTCCGATGTGCCCTGATTGACCATTGGCTCTATGCAGAGAACCATGCCCTCAACAAGCCGCGGTCCGCGGTGAGGCTTCCCGAAGTTTGGTATCTGAGGTTCTTCGTGAAGCTCCCTCCCTATGCCGTGACCAACAAACTGCCTGACCACAGAGAACGAATTTGCCTCAGCATGATTCTGTATAGCGTGAGATATATCGAGGAGTCTGTTCCCCACCTTCGCCTGCTCCAGACCTTTGAAGAGAGCTTCTTCTGTAACTCTCATGAGTTTCTCCGCTTCGGTGTCTATCGAACCTACCGAGCCGGTTAGGGCTGCATCACCATGGAAACCGTTTAGCTTGACTCCTATGTCAAAGGAAACTATGTCTCCTTCTTTGAGCTTCCTGTCGTCGGGTATGCCGTGTATGATGCCATCGTTTACCGACGCGCAGAGGGCGGCGGGATAGCCCCTATACCCGAGGAATGCTGGATAACCGCCCCGTTCTCTTATGTGAGCTTCCGCGACAGCATCCAGTTCCTTTGTCGTTATCCCTGACTTGCATGATTCCTTGAGTATCTGCAGCGTTTCAGCAACTATGCGGCAGGCCTTTCTTATCTCTTCAACCTCTTCTTTGCTCTTCAGTTCAATCACTGTTACTATCCTTCAGTTTTCGAACAGACTCTTCAGCATGAAATGAGCTCCGAACAAAAGCATCAGAGGCGACGTGTCCAAACCCCAGTCCGTATCCAAACTCCTCAAACTCCTCAAACTCCTCGGGGGTGTAGTACTTCTTCACACGAAGGCTTTTCCCGGGAGGCCTCAAATACTGGCCCACGGTCAAGACTGACACACCGCACGTCCTCAAGTCTATCATCACATCCTTCACCTGCCTTGCCGTTTCTCCCAGGCCGACCATCAGTCCGCTCTTGGCCACAATTGAGGAGTCGAGTTCACCTATCTGACCAAGAAGCTCGAGAGACCGAGAGTAGCTGGCCTTGTTTCTGACTGATGAGTAGAGTTGGGGCACAGTTTCTACATTGTGGTTTACGACATCGGGCTTTGCCCGTATAACTTTCCGTAGCGGTTCTTTCTCTCCGTTGAAGTCGGGCACCAGAACCTCTACAGTGGATTCAGGAAGCGCAGAACGAACACTTTTTATCACGTTTACAAAATGGGAAGCGCCCCCATCATCAAGGTCATCTCTGGAAACAGAGGTCAGGACCACGTGTTTCAGATTAAGATGCGATGCGACCTGCGCAACCCTTTCTGGTTCGTCTTCGTCCAATGGAACTGGCTTACCGTGCTTCACTCCGCAGAAAGAACAGTTTCGTGTGCAGACATCCCCCATTACCAGGAATGTCGCAGTCCCCTTACCAAAGCATTCGCCTACATTGGGGCACTTGGCCTCCTCGCAGACTGTGTGCAGGCCATGGCTCCTCAGCAGTGACTTCATTG
The window above is part of the candidate division TA06 bacterium genome. Proteins encoded here:
- the hypE gene encoding hydrogenase expression/formation protein HypE, with product MGSPEILLGHGSGGKLTKDLVDQVFVGSFDNPWLSTLTDAALLDLEGQKVAFTTDSYVVRPIFFSGGDLGKLAVCGTVNDLCVMGAKPLFITCGFIIEEGYEIESLKRIVNSMKKAAEEAGVAIVAGDTKVVEKGSGDGVFLNTSGVGVVSSGIDLRRERVKPGDSILINGTVGDHGMAVLMSRERFGFEASIESDCASLNTLISGILSSGADIKFMRDATRGGLATILNELASGMGFGVLVDEEKIPVREEVKALCEILGMDSLYVANEGKVVVVCGSADKEKVLKAMRKHPLGEKAEVVGEIVKEPASLVMARTEIGSRRILDLLVDDQLPRIC
- a CDS encoding CCA tRNA nucleotidyltransferase codes for the protein MNIKSLAQKLESLPMGAVLEAAEKKRVYLVGGPIRDFFLKREYNDIDLAVEGDAVGVARKFASKVKGRFIPLDAELDESRVVAGDYTYDFTGFPKGCLLPDLERRDFTINSVAVDLRELLEGEGVVIDPFGGLSDLGKKVLRATSKNSFREDPLRVLRAFRFAAELGFEIEKTTLKAATRERVLLKGVAAERISYEVMLIFSQVNSYGSLSLMAEASVLCTVFPQLEPTKGVAQNKLHPLDVFDHSLRTYQEMENVVNHLSSTPFAPFTGIVNEYLYSLPNKSALLKMAGLLHDIAKPETLQPGEDQRLHFYGHDRTGAEKIEEFALKGLRMSKKEAKTLFVLIKNHMWPHLLAGQDEVTERAIRKFFRQLGDEAIGVLVLAWADSLASVGPEKSSQPLSTTIDGILHFYTERKEEVVPPPLITGKDLIGILGLTPGPIFGKILKEVENERDEGKVQTKTDAIETARRIAAEYGKS
- the map gene encoding type I methionyl aminopeptidase, with product MIELKSKEEVEEIRKACRIVAETLQILKESCKSGITTKELDAVAEAHIRERGGYPAFLGYRGYPAALCASVNDGIIHGIPDDRKLKEGDIVSFDIGVKLNGFHGDAALTGSVGSIDTEAEKLMRVTEEALFKGLEQAKVGNRLLDISHAIQNHAEANSFSVVRQFVGHGIGRELHEEPQIPNFGKPHRGPRLVEGMVLCIEPMVNQGTSEVKILEDGWTALTADGKLSAHFEHCVAITKSGPDILTRA
- the lipA gene encoding lipoyl synthase, which translates into the protein MKIPEWIKRKRPDKASLSAMKSLLRSHGLHTVCEEAKCPNVGECFGKGTATFLVMGDVCTRNCSFCGVKHGKPVPLDEDEPERVAQVASHLNLKHVVLTSVSRDDLDDGGASHFVNVIKSVRSALPESTVEVLVPDFNGEKEPLRKVIRAKPDVVNHNVETVPQLYSSVRNKASYSRSLELLGQIGELDSSIVAKSGLMVGLGETARQVKDVMIDLRTCGVSVLTVGQYLRPPGKSLRVKKYYTPEEFEEFEEFGYGLGFGHVASDAFVRSSFHAEESVRKLKDSNSD